Proteins encoded in a region of the Populus nigra chromosome 3, ddPopNigr1.1, whole genome shotgun sequence genome:
- the LOC133689185 gene encoding ankyrin repeat-containing protein BDA1-like — MCVHALRKAQGLFDKSRPLREMVRVKIEWTMERMEEVQRKLLDAAVEGNVTSLLILLQEDKLFLDRCAVTCPAETPLHIAAMLGHLEFTREILCRKPDLVKELDLHGSSPLHLATANGHLEVVRVLLLVDADLCLVKDRNGWNPLHVAVIKGRIDVLKELVQAKPDAIRTRGQRGETILHLCVKHYQLEALKFLVGITIADNEFVNSEDDDGFTILHLAVADREIELINYLISESPIQVNALNANGFTALDIVLAPGRRNIKDIDIQNTLREGGAISSKDMPSTMHGLDAIRPNNSTTLNERNCWRKKNWLEERRNALMVVASLIATMAFQAAISPPNGNWQEDRQQPPSQSHEAGRSIMADKMPDDFAFFVGYNTTSFLASISVIILLISGLPFKWRIFTWILMIIMWIAVVATIWTYYISISCLSSRRGESTTAKAGAGVVFYGVMGIVLIGHSIRLIRKIVTFARRSRARRFSRSTTITHANI, encoded by the exons ATGTGTGTCCATGCTTTAAGGAAGGCTCAAGGTCTCTTTGATAAATCTAGGCCACTGAGAGAAATGGTGCGCGTTAAGATAGAATGGACAATGGAGAGAATGGAGGAGGTGCAAAGAAAGCTTCTAGATGCGGCTGTTGAAGGAAATGTAACTTCCTTGCTTATATTGCTTCAGGAAGATAAACTTTTTCTTGATAGATGTGCTGTTACATGTCCAGCAGAGACGCCTCTGCACATAGCTGCCATGCTTGGACACTTGGAATTCACGAGAGAAATTCTTTGTCGAAAGCCTGATTTGGTCAAAGAGCTAGACTTGCATGGATCATCTCCGCTTCATTTGGCTACAGCAAACGGTCACCTTGAAGTAGTAAGAGTATTGTTATTGGTGGACGCGGATCTATGCCTTGTTAAAGATCGAAATGGATGGAACCCTCTTCATGTTGCAGTGATCAAAGGCCGAATTGATGTCTTGAAAGAGCTGGTTCAAGCCAAACCTGATGCCATTCGAACCAGAGGTCAGCGAGGCGAAACCATCCTGCATCTCTGTGTCAAACACTACCAATTGGAGGCATTGAAATTCTTGGTAGGGATCACAATTGCTGACAATGAATTTGTAAATTCAGAGGATGATGATGGCTTCACTATCCTACACCTAGCAGTAGCTGATAGAGAAATTGAG ctcataaattatctcatctCCGAAAGTCCGATACAAGTAAACGCACTGAACGCAAATGGCTTCACAGCTTTGGACATTGTGTTAGCACCAGGCAGAAGAAACATCAAAGATATAGACATTCAAAACACTCTTAGAGAAGGTGGAGCTATAAGTTCCAAGGATATGCCATCAACAATGCACGGATTGGATGCCATCAGGCCCAATAACTCCACAACTCTAAATGAGAGGAATTGTTGGAGGAAGAAAAACTGGCTGGAAGAAAGGAGAAATGCATTAATGGTGGTTGCATCACTAATTGCAACCATGGCTTTCCAAGCTGCAATTAGTCCACCCAATGGTAATTGGCAAGAAGACCGACAACAACCACCATCACAATCACATGAAGCTGGTCGGTCCATAATGGCTGATAAAATGCCAGatgattttgctttttttgtggGGTACAACACTACAAGTTTTCTAGCATCCATTAGTGTGATCATATTGTTGATTAGTGGGCTACCATTCAAATGGAGGATTTTCACGTGGATTTTGATGATTATCATGTGGATCGCAGTTGTAGCAACAATCTGGACATACTACATCTCTATATCTTGTTTGTCTAGCCGTCGGGGTGAAAGTACTACAGCCAAAGCTGGCGCCGGTGTTGTATTTTATGGAGTGATGGGCATTGTTCTTATAGGACATTCCATCCGTCTAATACGCAAAATTGTCA